The Eublepharis macularius isolate TG4126 chromosome 8, MPM_Emac_v1.0, whole genome shotgun sequence genome contains a region encoding:
- the C8H9orf40 gene encoding uncharacterized protein C9orf40 homolog: MAKRRGEAVAYCAPWETFVSHAPSKRARSEPELREPRCSRTPWSGGGCKKRKRAEEDEETAAKRPAALERGGPEEEQAPAASGGVREGTLTRRQEQPGPLRESDEAAGLGEALAHLCNHKTMAEEHEDDVWHYNSFQYWRSPLPAIDLSDILNLEKENTVKTRHFSRAGLSEMET, translated from the exons ATGGCGAAACGGCGAGGCGAGGCGGTGGCGTACTGCGCGCCCTGGGAGACCTTCGTGTCTCACGCGCCTTCGAAGCGCGCGCGGAGTGAGCCTGAGCTGAGAGAGCCGCGGTGCAGCAGGACGCCCTGGAGCGGCGGCGGCTGCAAGAAACGGAAGCGGGCGGAAGAGGACGAGGAAACGGCTGCAAAGCGGCCCGCCGCCCTGGAGCGGGGCGGGCCTGAGGAAGAGCAAGCTCCGGCGGCGAGCGGTGGCGTCCGAGAGGGAACGCTGACGCGGCGGCAAGAGCAACCCGGACCGCTGCGTGAGAGCGACGAGGCGGCTGGCTTAGGAGAAGCCCTGGCGCATCTGTGCAACCACAAAACCATGGCTGAGGAG CATGAAGATGACGTTTGGCACTACAACTCTTTCCAGTATTGGAGATCTCCATTACCTGCCATTGATTTGTCTGATATTCTCAATTTAGAAAAAGAGAACACAGTAAAAACAAGACACTTCAGCCGTGCTGGACTCTCAGAAATGGaaacttga